One Thermococcus kodakarensis KOD1 genomic window carries:
- a CDS encoding class I SAM-dependent methyltransferase — protein sequence MPANEEKFREEILSKIPPRNEPPLPPNWLHIEMLERFRVLRFAPLREGMNVLEIGCGAHAITTVPLAYLVDETGRVVAVDKARWHFFEEITSVAGLKHRIIPMKLDARELPFPFKAFDLAVLVHGIRSLKNEETIVKVISEMLRVSDRVFIAESLPIANNERQRAHLELYNLRQEIFEALFGEKDDLHYFPLEKLEEFVERAGGRIVESGTFEPNLPHYLAYIPREYVSQIKDEKKRTELLERWDRAYEKWKNGAEHPPVGWLIAESEVNRNP from the coding sequence ATGCCTGCCAACGAAGAAAAGTTTAGAGAAGAGATCCTTTCCAAAATCCCACCCCGGAACGAGCCACCTTTGCCTCCCAACTGGTTGCATATTGAAATGCTCGAACGATTCCGTGTCCTCAGGTTCGCGCCCCTAAGAGAAGGCATGAACGTCCTCGAAATCGGCTGTGGTGCTCACGCGATAACAACAGTTCCGCTCGCTTACCTCGTTGATGAGACCGGTAGGGTAGTTGCCGTGGATAAAGCCCGCTGGCACTTCTTCGAGGAAATAACATCCGTTGCTGGACTGAAACACAGGATAATCCCCATGAAACTCGACGCGAGAGAGCTGCCCTTTCCATTCAAAGCGTTTGACCTGGCAGTTCTCGTCCACGGCATCAGAAGTCTGAAAAACGAAGAAACCATCGTAAAGGTCATATCTGAGATGCTCCGCGTTTCTGATAGAGTTTTCATAGCCGAGAGCCTCCCAATAGCAAACAACGAGCGCCAGAGGGCACACCTTGAGCTGTACAACCTGAGGCAGGAGATATTCGAGGCTTTGTTCGGTGAGAAGGACGACCTGCACTACTTCCCGCTGGAAAAGCTGGAGGAGTTTGTGGAGCGCGCCGGAGGACGGATCGTTGAGAGCGGAACCTTCGAGCCCAACCTGCCGCACTACCTCGCATACATACCGCGGGAGTACGTATCGCAGATAAAAGACGAGAAAAAGCGCACTGAACTCCTGGAGCGCTGGGATAGGGCCTATGAAAAGTGGAAGAACGGAGCCGAACATCCACCCGTG